AAAGGCCTACAGGTCTCCGACGATGAGTTTCAAGCGCTCAATATCAAACCCGGTAAGTTTCATGGCGATTGGAACTATACGCTTCTTCCTCGCTCTTAATCGGTAACTTAATTCTTGCCCATGCCTTTCTCATTCACTCCCTTTTGCGTGCGAACAACGACGCCACTGCGTCGCGTCTCGATGCGCACTTCGCGATGGACGTCGCCCTTGAGTGCCGAGCGATACCCTAAACTGTACTGCTGTCGCAATTCGCTCACGATAGTATTCGCGGCTGCCTCTAACACCGCACCGTTGCCAACGACATCAGCGGTGTTGAGCAAGAAATGTTTGGCACCAGTTTCCTCGCTCATAGCGGCCAGAGCTCGAGAATCCACCGTTTCATCGACAAACCGTCCAGCTGGTGGCATTGAGCCATGAGGTCCCATAGGTCCCATCATTCCGAAGGGCCCCCCTCGTCTTCCTACCATACCACCACCCATTCCCATCGGCGCTCCCATCGGCATCGATGCTCGCCCCTGGTGGTTCCTGCGCACATGTGCGTTGCCAATGCCGATCGTATACACCAGCACGTGCGAACTCCGTATAGCCTCGGTCACTTCCGCCAGAGAAGCCTGGCTCGATGTATCCACACCATCAGTGATGACAACGAGAGCTTTCTTTTGCCGCTGCCCTTGGCGAATGCGCTTGAGTCCGTCAAGAATAGCGTCATACAGAGCCGTCTGTCCGTCCGGTCTCAGGCGAGCTGTTGCTTGGATCACCAGTGGTCGACTGTCAGTAAAATCCTGCAATAACTCAAGGGAAGAACTAAACGCGCTCAAAAACACTTCATCTTGTGGCTGAATGGAGTCTGCGAGCAGGCGCAAGGCCTGACGCGCACGTCCCATCTTCGTCATCATGCTCTCACTCGAATCAACAACGAGGCCAAGGCTCATGGGCTCGTTTTGCCCGGTATTGAAGTAGGTCAGCGGCCGCGGCAGGTCGGCTTCATAGACGACAAAGTCTTCTGGTTTGAGGTCCGTGACATACTGGCCATCCTGATCAGTGACCGTCACGGTCAGCAACTGATTTGGCCGCGTCGATGGTGTCTGCACTACTGGTGATGGCAACGTCGGTTGTGGGGCTGGAGGAATGGTCACTTCCTGGTGTGACGCAGGAGGAAGCACGGCTTGTGGTTGGACAGGAATCTCTAAGGTCTGTTTTCCACCAGATGGTCCAGACGGTTGCGGAAACGGTGTTGCTGGTAGTGCCTGTGGTGTCGGCGTTGGCGTGGACGCTTGTGGTGTTGGGCGTGATCCCTGCCAACCATCAGCTGGCAAGGAAGGTTGTTGAGCAGTGGCTCCTCCTTGAAGAATCAGGAGCACCAGGCACGAGAAAAAAAAGACAATCGTTTGATATGCGTTCATAGTGTTACTTTTCGGCACGTGCGAGATACGAGATTCCGAGTTGTGGTGAGCAATCACAGTCTGCTCTCTCCATTTGGTCGGCAATATTCGTTCTCCGTTGTCTGAGAGTCCGAGACGCCTGAACTCTTCGACTTCTGTTCCTGCTCTGCTGCGTTGGCAAGTGACTCAGGAGTGAGTACATTACGCGCTTCCAGCGTAACCGCAAGCCCTTCTGTAGTAACTAACGCAAATGGAGGAAGAATGAAACCGTATGTGATCTGCCACATGATAGCGTCGGTCGATGGTCGTATTGCCACGTCGGCTTGGCAACTCAGCCCCGAAGGTCGTAGGGAATACGAACGAACCGCTGCAACCTATCAGGCTGAGGCCTGGATGTGTGGCCGCATTACCATGATTGGCTATGCCAAAGGCACTGCCCCCACAACATGCCCCACTGTCACCGCTCAGCCAAAGACCGACTTTGTCGCTCCGCAAGCGCGCCCCAACTATGCGATTGC
Above is a window of Deltaproteobacteria bacterium DNA encoding:
- a CDS encoding VWA domain-containing protein, producing MNAYQTIVFFFSCLVLLILQGGATAQQPSLPADGWQGSRPTPQASTPTPTPQALPATPFPQPSGPSGGKQTLEIPVQPQAVLPPASHQEVTIPPAPQPTLPSPVVQTPSTRPNQLLTVTVTDQDGQYVTDLKPEDFVVYEADLPRPLTYFNTGQNEPMSLGLVVDSSESMMTKMGRARQALRLLADSIQPQDEVFLSAFSSSLELLQDFTDSRPLVIQATARLRPDGQTALYDAILDGLKRIRQGQRQKKALVVITDGVDTSSQASLAEVTEAIRSSHVLVYTIGIGNAHVRRNHQGRASMPMGAPMGMGGGMVGRRGGPFGMMGPMGPHGSMPPAGRFVDETVDSRALAAMSEETGAKHFLLNTADVVGNGAVLEAAANTIVSELRQQYSLGYRSALKGDVHREVRIETRRSGVVVRTQKGVNEKGMGKN